One window from the genome of Cottoperca gobio chromosome 15, fCotGob3.1, whole genome shotgun sequence encodes:
- the LOC115020458 gene encoding LOW QUALITY PROTEIN: polycomb group RING finger protein 5-B-like (The sequence of the model RefSeq protein was modified relative to this genomic sequence to represent the inferred CDS: deleted 1 base in 1 codon) has protein sequence MAAAGRKPLVKDFNHFITCYLCRGYLIKPTTVTECLHTFCKSCIVQHFEDSNDCPRCGIQVHETNPLEMLRLDNTLEEIIFKLVPGLRESESQEKLDFWKKNQPRENGQAENARRQRIGLPDVRGDYDDGGGDGDDGGDEDCHRSDPQIAICLDCLRNTGQSGETSVTDLMKRFIRCSSRVTVGTIKKFLSLKLKLPSSYELDVLCNGEIMGRDHTLEFIYMTRWRLHGENVSPLSSCLCVFACSGRCTGAEKRCVLCVCVCVCVCVCSTGRSES, from the exons ATGGCTGCTGCAGGAAGGAAGCCCTTGGTGAAAGACTTTAATCATTTCATCACCTGTTACCTGTGTCGAGGTTACCTGATTAAACCGACCACGGTCACCGAGTGCCTGCACACCT TCTGTAAGAGCtgcattgtgcagcactttgagGATAGTAATGACTGTCCTAGATGTGGCATCCAGGTGCATGAGACCAACCCACTGGAGATGCTCAG GTTGGACAACACCCTAGAGGAGATCATTTTCAAGCTGGTGCCTGGACTCAGAGAAAGTGA GTCGCAGGA GAAACTGGACTTCTGGAAGAAGAAC CAGCCCAGAGAAAACGGCCAAG CAGAAAACGCGCGGCGTCAGAGGATCGGGCTGCCCGATGTCAGAGGCGATTATGATGATGGTGGCGGTGATGGTGATGACGGCGGCGATGAAGATTGCCACAGGAGTGACCCTCAGATAGCCATCTGTCTGGACTGCCTGCGCAACACGGGACAGTCGGGGGAGACCAGTGTCACG GATTTGATGAAGAGGTTCATCCGCTGCTCCAGTCGAGTCACAGTGGGAACAATTAAGAAGTTTCTCAGTCTTAAACTAAAGCTGCCAAGTTCTTATGAG CTGGACGTGTTGTGTAACGGAGAGATCATGGGCCGAGATCACACGCTGGAGTTCATCTACATGACCCGGTGGAGGCTACATGGAGAGAACGTAAGtcccctctcttcctgtttATGCGTGTTTGCATGCTCGGGGAGATGCACTGGTGCTGAAAaaagatgtgtgttgtgtgtgtgtgtgtgtgtgtgtgtgtgtgtgtgtagcactgGTCGAAGTGAGTCATGa